CCGACACCAAGGAGGCCAAGGCGCACCGCCGCAGCCAGCTGGCCAAGAACATCGGGCTCCTGGGCGGCGCCCTGCTGGCCAGCGTGGATACGGCCGGCCGGCCGGGCCTGGCCTGGCGTGCCGAAAAAATGTTTGAATCCGGCCGGAAGACCACCAGCAGGCAGCTGAAGGCGGCAGACAAGAACGTCCGCGCGCTCGCCCACGACGTGACGGGACAATAGCCCCCCATGACCGAACCTTGGCCCGCGCCGTTTTCCGCAGCACCCCTGGACGCCACAGTCACCATCCCGGCCTCCAAGTCGCTGACCAATAGATATCTGGTCCTGGGCGCACTCGCTGAGGGCCCGTCCCGGCTGCGGGCGCCGCTGCAGTCCCGCGACTCGGACCTCATGGTTGATGCGCTGCGCGCCCTCGGTGCCGGGATCGACGAGGTGCCCGGGGCCGGTTCCGTGCCGGATCTGGTGGTTACTCCCATTCCCGCCGGCCACGCCGCCGACGCCGCGGTCGACTGCGGCCTGGCGGGGACCGTCATGCGCTTTGTGCCGCCCCTGGCCGCGCTGCTCCGGGGGGCCGTGACGTTCGACGGCGATCCCGCCGCCCGCGTGCGGCCGATGGCCCCGGTGCTGGCTGCGCTCCGGGGCCTGGGCGTCAGCGTGGAGGGAGGCGGGGACGGCTTCATGCCGTTTACGGTCCACGGCACCGGAACTGTCTCCGGCGGCCATGTGGCCGTCGACGCCGGCGGTTCCTCACAGTTCATCTCCGCGATCCTGCTGGTCGCAGCACGCTTCGAGGGCGGGCTCCATCTGGAACACAGCGGGAGCTCGGTGCCCAGCGTCGACCACATTTCCATGACGGTTGAGGTGCTGCGCTCCCTGGGCGTCACGGTGGACAATTCCGTCCCCAACCACTGGAAGGTGCAACCGGGTCCCATTGCGGCGTTTGATGTGCAGCTGGAACAGGACCTCTCAAACGCCGGGCCCTTCCTGGCGGCGGCCCTGGCCACGCGCGGCACCGTCCGCATCCCGGACTGGCCGCTGGACACGACCCAGGTGGGCGACAAGTGGCGCCAGATCCTGCCACAGCTCGGCGCCACGGTGACGTTGGAGGGCGGCCTGCTCACGGTGACCGGCGGGCCCGAGATCCTCGGCGCGGACCTCGCGGACACCAGTGAGCTGGCACCGTCCGTCGCGGCCCTTTGTGCCCTGGCAACCGGCCCGTCCCGCCTCCGCGGGATCGCACACCTGCGCGGCCACGAAACCGACCGCCTCGCCGCGCTGGTGGCCGAGATCAACGCACTGGGCGGGGACGCCGTCGAAACGGAGGACGGGCTTGCCATCAACCCCGCCCCGCTGCACGGCGGGCTGTTCCACAGCTACGAGGACCACCGCATGGCCACGGCAGGCGCCATCATCGGACTGGCCGTGCCCGGCGTCGAGGTTGAAAACATTGCCACCACGGCCAAGACCATGCCGGCATTTCCGCAAATGTGGGCGGACATGGCCGCCCAGACGGCGGCGGCGGGGATCCCCGGGCGTGGCTAAGGACTACAGCAACTGGGACGAAACCGATGTCCGCGTCCGCGCCAACAAAAAAGGCAGCCGGCCACGCACCAAGGACCGCCCCGCCCACGTAGACGCCGTCATTGGCCGCATCACCACGGTGGACCGCGGCCGCTACACCGCCATCGTGGACGAGGACCTGCCCACAGAACGCGTGGTGGTCGCCGCGCGCGCCCGGGAGCTGCGCCGCTCCCCCGTCGTGGCCGGCGACTTCGTGGCGCTGGTGGGCGACGCCTCCGGAAAGCCGGACACCTTGGCACGCCTGGTCCGGGTAGAGGAACGCCGCACCCTGCTGCGGCGCAGTGCCGACGACACGGACCCCGTTGAACGCGTGGTGGTGGCCAACGCCGACCAGCTCGTGATCGTGGTCGCGGCAGCCAACCCGGAACCGCGCACCGGCTTCATCGACCGCGCCCTGGTGGCCGCCTACGATTCCGGCATTGCGCCGATCCTCCTGATCACCAAGGCGGACATCAAGGACCCCGCCGAGCTGCTGGCCAACTACCGGCACCTGGACATGACAGTAATCATCAGCCGCACCGCCGCCCCGGGCGCGGCCGACGCCGCCTCAGCCGTCGACGCACGCAGCGACGACGGCGACTCCGCCCTCCTGGCCGGCGGCGCCGTCGAACAACTCCACCACCACCTGGACGGCAAGGTCAGCGTGCTGGTGGGGCACTCCGGCGTCGGCAAGTCCACCATGGTCAACGCACTCACGGGTTCCCAGCGGGCCACCGGCGGCGTCAACGCGGTCACGGGGCGGGGCCGCCACACCTCGTCCTCGGCCCTCGCGTTGCGGCTGCAGGACGGGGAGGCGGGCTCGTGGATCATCGACACCCCCGGCATCCGTTCCTTCGGCCTGGCCCACGTGGACCCGAACCGGATCCTGCACGCGTTCCCCGACCTGCAACCCGGCACCGACGACTGCGAACGCGGTTGCAAACACGACTCCTCGGCCGTCAATTGCGGCTTGGACCCGTGGGTTGCCGGTGGCCATGCCGGCGGCGCGGGCCCGGCCCGGCTGGCGTCCCTGCGGCGCCTGCTGGGCACCAGCAGCCGCACCGAAGGCCGCGCCGAGGCCAAGGAGCTCGGCAACAACGACTGACAGCATCCCCGGGCGATCGGATCGGAATCGGCGGTGCAGCTTCTGCGGGCCCAGGCTGCTGTGCCCAATCGGCGGTGCAGCTCCTGCGACCTGGGCGTCCCGCAACCCGCATTACCTGCACCATCAATCCCGTTCCCGGCCCACAGCCCGCATTACCTGCACTATCAATCCCGTTCCCGGCCCACAGCCCGCATTACCTGCACCATCAATCCCGCACCATCAATCCCGTTCCCGGCCCACAGCCGACCGCCGCCAGCACGAGGACCCCATGGTCCCGCATATCCGGCCAATTTACCGATACGGTGAGGGACATGACTGTCCAACCCCAGACGTACAACGACGACCTCCGCCTGGCACACGTTTTGGCCGACACCGTCGACTCCCTGACGATGTCGCGCTTCAAGGCCCTTGACCTGCAGATTGAGACGAAGCCGGACCTGACGCCGGTCACGGACGCGGACAAGACGGCAGAGGAATCGATCCGCAGTCAGTTGTCCCGGGTGCGCCCCCGCGATGCCGTGCTGGGCGAGGAGTTCGGCAGCAGCGGCCATGGCTCACGCCGGTGGATCATCGATCCCATTGACGGGACGAAGAACTTTGTCCGCGGCGTGCCTGTCTGGGCCACGCTGATCGCGCTGGTGGACGAGGGCCGGCCCGTGGTGGGCGTGGTCAGCGCGCCGGCACTGGGCAAGCGCTGGTGGGCGGCCGAGGGCACCGGCGCCTATACAGGCAAGTCGCTGGCCTCCGCCACCCGCATCCGCGTCTCCAACGTCTCGGAACTTGCCGACGCCTCACTGTCCTATTCCTCGCTGACGGGCTGGGCGGACCGCGGCAACCGGGACGAGTTCCTGGCCCTGACGGACGAGGTCTGGCGTACGCGCGCCTACGGCGACTTCTGGTCGTACTGCCTCGTCGCGGAGGGCTCAGTGGACATCGCCTGCGAACCGGAGCTGAACCTGTACGACATGGCCGCCCTGGTGCCGATCGTCACGGAAGCCGGCGGCCGCTTCACCTCCCTGGACGGCGTGGACGGCCCGTTCGGCGGCAACGCCCTGGCCACCAACTCCATCCTGCACGCCGAGGTCCTGCGCCGCCTGAATCCCGGCTGGGACGACCTCCTCTCCTAAGCGGGACAGGTCCCCGCCGGGGTTGAAGCACGGGCGCGTTAAGTGCGACGGCGGCACCGCCGTCGCGCTTAATTCTCACCCTCGCGCTTGGGGCCGGGCCTCAGGGAGGCGGCATGTGTCGTAACAAATGCGCACGACGCCGCGGTGGGCTAGCCTTTTGGGCATAGGTCACGAGTGCCAGCGCTAAACCCCGGTTTGCTGGCCGGCAACCCTCCTTTCGCGGCGGGGTGCCCCGGGTGACGACCTGGCCGGGCCGGAGCGGTCTTGGCAAGCGCGGACTTTTGACGTTCCCTGCGGCTTCGCCGGAGCGTCAGGTCCTTCCCAAGGGAGCCTCCCATGAGTTCTGCAATCCTCGAAAAAGCACGCCTTTCCGACACGCCCCTGCTGCCCGTGGTGGGCCGCGACCTCGCTGCCCCGCTGATCCAGGGCGGCAGCACACGCTACGTGAACCTTGACTATGCGGCGTCCGCCCCGGCCGTGGAGGAAGTGGCCGCACACCTGTCCGAGGTGCTCCCGTACTACGCCAGCGTTCACCGCGGGGCGGGCTTCGCCTCGCAGGTCAGTACCTCCCTGTACGAAAACGCCCGGCACGCCGTGGCGGACTTTGTGGGCGCCCGGACGGACGACGCCGTCGTTTTTACCCGCAACACCACCGACTCCCTGAACCTGCTGGCCGGCTGCGTGGAGTCGCTGCTGGCGGAGCGCGGCCGCACCGCCGGCACGTCCCACGGACACGGGGAGGTCCTCTACCTGGACATCGAACACCATGCCAACCTGCTGCCGTGGCAGGCGCTGCCCCACCGGTCGGTGGTGGCCGGGCACAGCGTCGCGTCGACCCTGCACCGGGTGGAGACCCAGCTGCGCGCAGGCAACGTGGTGCTGCTGGCCGTCACCGGCGCCTCCAATGTCACGGGCGAGGTGCTGCCCATTGCCGAGCTGGCGTCGCTGGCCCACAGGCACGGCGCCCGGATTGTGGTCGACGCCGCCCAGCTGGCCCCGCACCGGCGCCTCCACATTGCCCGCGACGGCATCGACTACGTGGCCTTCTCCGGCCACAAGCTTTACGCTCCGTTTGGTGCCGGCGTGTTGGTGGGGCGCCCGGACTGGCTCGACGACGGCCGCCCGCACCTGGCCGGCGGGGGCGCCGTGAAGGACGTGCGGCTGGAATCCGTGCGCTGGACAAAGGGCCCGGCCCGCCACGAGGCCGGCTCGCCCAACGTCCTTGGCGCGGCGACGCTGGCCAAGGCCACGCAGGTCCTGGCCGCCCTGGACCCCGACGAGTGGCACGCGCATGAGCAGGAGCTGCGCGCCCGCCTGGTGGCCGGGCTGGAAGCGCTGCCCGGCGTCACCGTCCACCAGCTGTTTTCCGATTCCGCGAGCCACCCCCGCTGCGGCACCATCGGCGTGGTGAACTTTTCCGTGCAAGGGTACGACGCCGGACTGGCCGCCGCCTATCTCTCCGCCGAACACGGCGTGGGCGTGCGGGACGGCAGGTTCTGCGCGCATCCGCTGCTGCGCCGGCTGGGTCTGGCCTCGGGCTCGCTGCGTGCCAGCTTCGGCGTGGGCTCGCGGCGTGAGGACGCCGACCGCCTGGTCAGCGGCGTGGCAGCCCTGGTCAACGAGGGCCTCGGCTGGGACTACGTGGTGGACGCGGGCCGCTGGGTGCCCGCCAACGACTCCCGCGGTTACCCCGAATGGGCGCCCAACACCCCGGGCACGGCCGGCGCGGCCCCCTGCTCCACCGACTGACGCCATGGCGGGCGGCGGGGGTAGAGTGGAGCGGCGAATCCACCACCAGAACGGAGCATGATGTCAGGCGCGGGCGGACCGGTCTTTGACGACGCACGGCGGGTGGCGATGGCCGACGCTTTTCAGGAGGGCGGGGCCCATTACGACAAGGTGCGCCCCGGCTACCCGGAGGAGTCGCTGGACTGGCTTTCCTCCGGCCTCGACGTCCGGGACGTCCTGGATGTCGGAGCCGGGACGGGGAAGTACACGCAACTGCTGGCCGTGCGGGGATGGCGGGTGACCGCCGTCGACCCTTCGGCCGACATGCTCGAACAGCTGAAGCGGAACCTCCCGGCGGTCAAGACGCTGCCGGGAACTGCGGAAAGCACGGGTTTGGCGGCTGGTTCCGTGGATCTGGCGGTGGCCGCCCAGGCCTGGCACTGGTGCGATCCGGTCGCGGCGAGCACGGAGCTGGCGCGCGTCCTGCGGCCCGGAGGCGTGCTCGGGCTGGTGTGGAACCAGCTGGACGTCAGCATCCCCTGGGTGCACCGGCTGTCGCGCATCATGCACGCCGGCGACGTCCACAAGCCCGATTTCCGCCCCCACGTGGGCGCCGAACTCCATGACCTCGGCCTCCATGAGACCCGGTGGGAGCAGGTGGTCACTGCCGAGGAACTGCTGGAGCTGGTCAAGTCGCGAAGCTACTACCTCCAGGCCGACGGGCCCACACGCGCCAAGGTGCTGGGCAACCTGCGCTGGTATTTGTTTGAGCATCTGGGGCACGTCCCCGGCGAGGACGTCGCGCTCCCCTACTACTGCCAGACATGGCGCGTCCACACGTAAGCCCTGTGTCGCGCAAACCTCGACAGCACCATTCCCACCGGCTACTATTTCGGTATACCTAAATTTTACCTTTAGGATGATCGAAGGAAAGCTCATTGCTCGAATCCCCCGCGACCAGGACACGTTCACCGAAGCGCAGCCGCGGCGGGCGGCTCCTTCTTCTGGGCCCGGCCTTCGTGGCGGCCATCGCCTACGTGGACCCGGGCAACGTCGCTGCCAACCTGACGTCCGGCGCGACGTACGGCTACCTGCTGGTCTGGGTGCTGGTCGCCGCGAACCTCATGGCCATGCTGGTGCAGTACCAGTCAGCCAAACTCGGCGTGGTGACCGGCAAATCGCTGCCGGAGCTGCTCGGACGGCGGTTCGGGACGTCCGGACGGCGGCTGTACTGGGCGCAGGCGGAGCTCGTGGCGATGGCCACCGACCTGGCGGAAGTGGTGGGCGGCGCCATCGCCCTGAACCTGCTCTTCCATGTGCCGCTTCCCGTGGGCGGGCTCATCGTGGGCGTCGCGTCCATGGCCCTGCTGGCCGTGCAAAACCGCCACGGGCAGCGCCACTTTGAGGCCATCATCATCCTCCTGCTGCTGGTCATCACCGTCGGATTCCTCGCCGGGCTGGTGCTCAGCCCGCCGGATCCGGCCGGTGTCCTCTCCGGTCTGGTACCGAGATTCGAGGGCAGCCACAGCCTCCTGCTGGCCGCCGGCATGCTCGGGGCCACCGTGATGCCGCACGCCATCTACCTGCACTCCCAGCTGGCCAAGGACCGGCACACCGGCGCCCGCCGCACCCGGGAATCCCTGCGCCGCATTGTCCGCGCCACCCGATGGGACGTGGTTGCCGCCCTGCTCCTGGCGGGTGCCGTGAACATCGGCATGCTGCTCCTCGCCGCCTCCACGCTGGGCGGGGTGTCCGGCACCGACACCATCGAGGGCGCCCATGCGGCCATCGCCGCAAGCCTGGGCCCGGTGACCGGCGTGGTGTTCGCCGTCGGCCTGCTGGCGTCGGGACTGGCCTCCACGTCGGTGGGTGCATACGCCGGCGCCGCCATCATGCACGGTCTCCTCCACGTCCGCATCCCGTTGCTGGCACGGCGGGTGGTCAGCCTGATTCCGGCCATCGTCCTGCTGACCGTGGGCGTGGACCCCACATGGGCGCTGATCGTCAGCCAGGTGGTGTTGAGCTTCGGCATACCGTTTGCCCTGATTCCGCTGCTGCGCCTGACCGCCGACAAGGACCTCATGGGCGAACACCGGGACCGGCTGCCCTTGCGGCTCGCCGCCCTGGCCAGCGCCGTCCTGATCGTGGCGCTGAACGCTCTCCTGCTGTGGCTGACCGCCACCGGGGCGGCGTAGCCGGTAGGCTGGGCAGGTGAAAGCCACCGCCACATCCTCCAGCATCGAGGACTATGTCAAGGTCATTTACTCCTTCACGGAGTGGCAGGACAAGCCCATCACCTCGACTCAGCTCGCCACCAGGCTGGGCGTGGCCAATTCCTCGGTGTCGGAGATGGTCCGCAAGCTCAAAGACCAGGACCTGGTGGAGCACGAACCCTACAGCCCCATCCGGCTCACCGCCGCCGGCCTCAGGCTCGCCCTCGGCATGGTGCGCCGCCACCGCCTCCTGGAGACGTACCTGGTCCGCGAGCTCGGCTACACCTGGGACGAGGTCCACGAAGAAGCCGAGCTGCTTGAACACGCAGTCTCGGAGACCTTCATCGAGCGCATGTCCGCGAAGCTGGGGCACCCCAACCGCGACCCCCACGGCGATCCGATCCCGGACGCCGGCGGGCGCATCACCATGCCGCCGTCGCACCGCCTCGACGAGCTCGACCCGGGGCACCGCGGGCGCGTCAGCCGCATCAGCGACCACGACCCCGAACTCCTCCGCTACCTGGAACAGCACGGGATCGGCGTCGACACCGAACTTCAAATTGTCGGCCGGCGCCCCTTCGGCGGCACCCTGGAGGTGACGCTGCTCCCCTCCCCGGGTGCCCCGTCAGCCGCGGACGACGCCGGCCGGCTCGACCTGGGCGACGAGGCCGCGGTTTCGCTGTGGCTCGCCACCGTCGGCACCCACCCCGGCTGCACCGTCCAGGAACCCGCCGGCGGCTCCCTCATGAACCCGCCCGGCGCCGACGGCTGACCGCGAAGGTCCCGGCGCTACCGCGCCAGGCTCGACCACCGCGACGCCGCGAACCACAGGAGACTGACGGCCAGCATCACCCAGCCCAGGGCCGTGGCGCCGGCGGCGAGAAGCGCCGCGCCGGCCACCATGAACAGCACCAGGGACACCCCGGACACCACGTTCAACGGGAGCCGGCGGGAGCCCTTCGGTGCCATGAAGATGCCCCACAGCACCACCACCACGGCCGGGACGCCGATGCCGAGCACCAGGTTCCAGGGGCTGGGCTGGCGGAAGCCCCAGTAGAGAAAGGAAGCCACCATGGCGATTTCCAGGACAAACCCGAGCGCCGGCAGCAGGATCCCTGCAGCGGCGGCGTGGAGGTCCGAGTAGCGGGTGGTGGCGGCTTCCGCCGTGCGACGTCCCATGGTTCCTTGTCCGCTCAGTCGTTCGTTGGCGCAGCGGCCAGGTCGCGGCGCAGGACGAACCGCTGCACCTTCCCGCTGGGGGTCTTGGGCAGTTCGGCCAGGTAGTGCACGCGGCGGGGGTAAGAATGCGCCGCGAACTTTTCCTTCACCAGCTGCTGCAGTTCGGTGGTGAGGGCCTCGGTGGGGCCACCGCCCTTGTTCAAGACCACACAGGCCTCAAGCACTTCGCCGCGGATCGCATCGGGCACGCCCACGACGGCGGCTTCCGCAACTGCCGGGTGCGCGGCCAGGACCGACTCCACGTCGAACGGCCCAATGCGGTAGCCGGCCATGATGATGACGTCGTCGTCACGGGAGCTGAAGTAGAGGCAGCCGTCGCCGTCCCGGCGGCCGGCATCGCCCGTGAGGTACCAGGCGCCGTCGGCGGTGAACCTTTCGGCGGTCTTCCCCGGCGCGTCCACATAGGAGGTGAACCAAAAGAACGGACTCCGCGCAACGTTGATGGCCACGCGCCCCAATTCATCGTCGGCCGCGGGCGTGTCAGCCGCATCGGACAGGACATCCACGCTCCATCCCGGCAGGGACGGGCCCATCGAGCCGGGCCGCAATGGCAGGCGCAGCGCGTCATGCCACGCGTTGCCGGCCACCATGCCATGCTCTGTCTGGCCGTACTGGTCACGGACCTCGACGCCAAATGCGCCACGGCCCCACTCGATGACATCCGGGGTCAGCGGCTCCCCGGCACTGGAGGCCCGGCGCAACGCATGCCCAGGTTCCGCCCCGGACGCTGCCCGCAGCGCACGGTACACAGTGGGGGCGGCGGCGACGTTGGATACCTGGAATTTTTCCATGACCGCCCAGGTCAGCGCGGGGCTGAAGCCGGCGGACAGCAACAGTGTCCGGACGCCGGAAGCGAGCGGGGCCAGCAGCGCAAAGTAGAGTCCGTAGGCCCAGCCGGGGTCGGCCATGTTCCAGAAGACATCGTCCCGGCGCACGTCCAGTCCGAATTCCTGGTAGCCCACAAAGGAGGCCACCGCGCGCAGCGGGATCGGCACGCCCTTGGGCGTGCCCGTTGTTCCGGAGGTAAACAGCTGCACCAACGTGCCGTCCCCGCCCACGGCGACCGGTCCGCCGTCGTCCGGGGAAAGGCCGGCAAAAGCGCCCGCGCCGGCCACCATCTCGGAGAACGCCACGTCGTAGCCGAAGGCGTCGCCACGGGCCACGACCACGAGGGGCGAGGCATCGTTGGGCACGCCATCCGGCGGGACCAGCTTGCGGCGCTGGTCGGCGTCGCAAATGACCAGCCGGGCGCCCGTGGCCTGGAGGCGTAACGCGATGGCGTCATGGGCGAAGGCAGTGAACAGCGGCACGTCCACGGCTCCGAGGCGCCACAGTCCCAGCAGAGCGACCACCAGTTCCGCCGATTTGCCCATCAGGGTGGCCACGTGGTCGCCACGGCGCACGCCAAGCGTGCTTAGAGCGGCGGCGAATCGCGTGGATTCCTCACGCAGTTCGCCGTAGGTCACGTCCCTGCTGTCCAGCCCGGACCCCACCACCGTGAAGGCGGTGCGGTCCGCCGGATGCCTGTCGCAGAACAATTCCGCGGCATTGGCTCCGGGCACGGCAAAGGTGTCCAGCAAGTCCTGAACACGGTCCCGTGCGGAGAAAGTCATCGCAAAATCAGCCTTCACAGTCCTTGCAGTACAGCAGCCCGTTCTTTTCCCGCGCCACCTGGCTGCGGTGCCGGACCAGGAAGCAGGAGGCACAGGTGAACTCGTCTTCCTGCGCCGGGATGACCTGGATGATCAGTTCTTCATTGGATAGGTCCGCGCCCGGCAGGTCCGTGCCTTCGGCCGTGTCCGAGTCCTCGACGTCAATGTGCGCCGTCTGGGCACCGCCGCGCTGGACCTGAAGAGCCTGGAGGGACTCTGTCTCGTGGTCTTCGTCCTTGTTGCGGGGTGCGTCGTAGTCCGTTGCCATGCGGTTTTCAAACTCCTGGTGTTCGTGGTTTCGGCGGGGTATTTCAGCGCCCCATCCTAGCCCCTCAAAGCAGGATACGTGCCGTTAAATTCCCAATGTTTTCCCACAGCATAGGGTACGGTGGCCCAATTTCCATGCCGAAGTGCCATTTCCCACGGAATTTACGTGCCAAAACGGGGAATTTGTGCGTTTTGTCACGTCATGCGCGGCTTCCGTCCGCCCTGAATAAGGCACGACGCCGGTGCTCCCGGCTCGCTGTCCGCCGCACCTACGCCATATCCTTGGAGGAACATGGCACACAACTCTCATTCCGCAAATCCCTCCCTCAACCGCAGGCAGGTGGCACAGGCGCTGAACATCCCCCCGGAGATGGCTGCGCGCAACGGCATCCCGTCGCGCATGCCTGCCAGCGACGTGGCGGAAATTGATGCCAACCCGCCCGCGTGGCTGGCCCAGTCCCGGGCGAACTCCACCGGGAAGCGGCCCGTCTGGGTGGAGTTGCGCTGCTACGTGTGCGACTTCCACGAACTGGCCCGGCCCAAAAAGTGGTGGCCGGAGTTCAGCTACGTGATCTGTGACTTCCACGGCGACGGGGAGCTGCCCGCCCCGGCCCCCGGCCGGCGCCGCAGCCAGTTCGACGGCGTAGGCAGCCGCTTCCGCGGCTTCACCGACACCAGCGACTCCGCCTAGCAGAACCCAGATTCCCCCCGCTCCCTTGAGCCCGTTCCATCAAGGGTCAGAGTTAAGGAGCTCCCCGGCCGTGACTGTTCCGGCGAAGGCCTTTTTGCATTGGCTGGACATCTCGGCCCCAGGCACCAGCCACGCCGCCGTGTGCCGTGCCGCCGGCATCAAGCGCTCCACCCTCGCGCAACAGCTGGTGCGCGGGCGCGTCACCGTGGCCACCGTCGCGGCGGTCAGCCGCTCCTTGCGGCTGCCCGTGGTTGAATCCATCTCCATGTTCGCCCCGTACCGGAACCTGGCCGAAGGTGTTGCACAGCCCACGGATGCGGAACTTCTGAGCCAAATCTCCGACATGGACCTGCTGCGGGAGATCCTGAACAGGAGCGCTGCGGCGGAGAGCGGTTCCCCGGCAGCGGCGACCACGCTCTCCCCCATCCCGCACCGGGCGTCCGTGCGAGCCTGGCTCGACGCCGCCGGCCCTTCCGAGCTGCGGAAGCGGCTGGCCCGGGACGCCGGGATTGCCCCGCAAAACCTGTCCGCCCAAATCACGGCCAACCGGCTCACGCCCGAACTGGCCGTCCGGGCCGCCGGGCTGGCCGGGGTGGGCCTGGCCAACGGCCTGGTGGCCACCGGCTTCCTGACTCCCGATGAGGCCGGCTGGCTCCCCCACTCACGCAGAGACGCCCTGGGCAGGACGCCCAACAGCGCCTTGGTCGCGCTGACCGCCGAACGGCTCGAGGCCCTCGGCCGCACCCTGCGGCGCACGGAACAGGACTCGGCCGCCGCACAGACAATATGGGAGAACCTCGGATGACCGCAATCCTGCAATGGACCGCCTTGGTGGTGTGTCTTGCCTGCACCCTATGGCGGCTTCCAGCCTTGGCCCATGGCCGCAACAAAAGCCTGTTTTGGGCCTTCGCCATGGTCACGGTTTCCGTGGGGCTGAGCATTCCGGCCCTGTACGATCCGGTCGACGGCGCACTTGGCGGCGTGAACTTTGCCAACGTGGTGCTGCGCCTAAGTCTCTTCGCGACCTTCTTCCTGCTGGCGGCCAAGGTGGCGGCCGCCTACAGCTCCCCCAGGGCACTGGCCCTTATCCGCGGGCCGGTGGGCCTGGCGGTGCTGCTCGCGTGCTCGGCGGGCATTTTGGCCACGTACTTCGCCTCAGACCTGCGGGGGTCGAGCCCTGGATTGTCCGGGTTCTTTGGCCAGCCGTCGGTGGCGGCCTACATGTGGATCGGCCGGCTTTACCTCGGGTACGCCGCGGCATGTCTGGTGGTGCCCACGGGGCGGGCGGCGCTGTCACGGCGCCGCCCGCTGGACCGCGCGGCGGCGCTGTCCATGTGCCTGGGCTTCACCTTCGTCTGCCTCACCCTGGTGGTGCAGGTGACGCCGTGGCATCAGGCGGCCGTGATGGGCCTGCTTTCCTTCGGCTCCGTCCTGCTGGTGGCTGCCGGACTGGCGCTGGTCTGGGTGTCATATTTGC
This genomic stretch from Arthrobacter dokdonellae harbors:
- a CDS encoding YrdB family protein — translated: MGRRTAEAATTRYSDLHAAAAGILLPALGFVLEIAMVASFLYWGFRQPSPWNLVLGIGVPAVVVVLWGIFMAPKGSRRLPLNVVSGVSLVLFMVAGAALLAAGATALGWVMLAVSLLWFAASRWSSLAR
- a CDS encoding AMP-binding protein, with protein sequence MTFSARDRVQDLLDTFAVPGANAAELFCDRHPADRTAFTVVGSGLDSRDVTYGELREESTRFAAALSTLGVRRGDHVATLMGKSAELVVALLGLWRLGAVDVPLFTAFAHDAIALRLQATGARLVICDADQRRKLVPPDGVPNDASPLVVVARGDAFGYDVAFSEMVAGAGAFAGLSPDDGGPVAVGGDGTLVQLFTSGTTGTPKGVPIPLRAVASFVGYQEFGLDVRRDDVFWNMADPGWAYGLYFALLAPLASGVRTLLLSAGFSPALTWAVMEKFQVSNVAAAPTVYRALRAASGAEPGHALRRASSAGEPLTPDVIEWGRGAFGVEVRDQYGQTEHGMVAGNAWHDALRLPLRPGSMGPSLPGWSVDVLSDAADTPAADDELGRVAINVARSPFFWFTSYVDAPGKTAERFTADGAWYLTGDAGRRDGDGCLYFSSRDDDVIIMAGYRIGPFDVESVLAAHPAVAEAAVVGVPDAIRGEVLEACVVLNKGGGPTEALTTELQQLVKEKFAAHSYPRRVHYLAELPKTPSGKVQRFVLRRDLAAAPTND
- a CDS encoding DUF4193 domain-containing protein yields the protein MATDYDAPRNKDEDHETESLQALQVQRGGAQTAHIDVEDSDTAEGTDLPGADLSNEELIIQVIPAQEDEFTCASCFLVRHRSQVAREKNGLLYCKDCEG